A genomic region of Megalobrama amblycephala isolate DHTTF-2021 linkage group LG6, ASM1881202v1, whole genome shotgun sequence contains the following coding sequences:
- the lypd6b gene encoding ly6/PLAUR domain-containing protein 6B isoform X2 translates to MAADLALVSVLVQLLVDLVASDNIDFYNLMPAVEATPYPKSFKCFTCEQASDNYSCNRWAEDVWCPQNTQYCMTIHHFNHHGKTKFVTKRCAVHEECQLSGCRHHKNTHHECVSCCEGMVCNVELPTNHSNAVFAPRQTHNSAAPTFRTWDSVIMLIPALTRLLPL, encoded by the exons ATGGCAGCAGATCTGGCTTTAGTCTCAGTTCTTGTCCAGCTTCTTGTTGATTTGGTGGCAAGTGACAACATTGACTTCTACAATCTCATGCCTGCTGTAGAAG CCACCCCGTATCCCAAGAGTTTCAAGTGCTTCACCTGTGAACAGGCCTCGGACAACTACAGCTGTAACCGCTGGGCAGAAGATGTGTGGTGCCCTCAGA ATACCCAGTACTGTATGACAATACATCACTTCAACCATCATGGGAAGACAAAGTTTGTTACAAAAAGATGTGCAGTGCATGAAGAATGCCAGTTATCCGGCTGTAgacatcataaaaatacacaccAT GAGTGTGTATCTTGCTGTGAAGGGATGGTTTGTAACGTAGAGCTGCCAACCAATCACAGTAATGCAGTGTTTGCTCCGAGACAAACCCACAACTCCGCAGCACCTACTTTTAGGACCTGGGattctgtgatcatgctgatccCGGCTCTCACTAGGCTGTTACCATTGTGA